The following coding sequences are from one Bifidobacterium sp. window:
- a CDS encoding DUF3046 domain-containing protein — MREREFWELLEEVFGRSYGRSLSRDQQLHELDSLTVVEALESGVEPRTVWNVLCDQMDIPDSRRWGKDHNAPPMPAR, encoded by the coding sequence GTGAGGGAACGCGAGTTCTGGGAGTTGCTTGAAGAGGTTTTTGGGCGCAGTTATGGACGAAGTCTTTCTAGAGATCAACAGTTACATGAATTAGATTCACTGACAGTAGTTGAGGCGTTGGAATCGGGTGTAGAGCCTCGCACGGTGTGGAATGTGCTCTGTGACCAGATGGACATACCCGATTCAAGACGTTGGGGTAAGGACCACAACGCGCCTCCTATGCCAGCGCGGTAA
- a CDS encoding helix-turn-helix domain-containing protein, whose amino-acid sequence MTDNQTVLRHTEDSFELQTNVVREGAARVRDLTPAQRRAVVFAQQQVLRARAAKKAKDERQAALTRMWMKEEGGDVRSVAAATGAGEDSYAGTHQVSLREAIGHVLRDLRSKDHKTLREVSENAGVSLGYLSEVERGQKEASSELLSSIAEALGVSVSQMLRMVADYIESLQN is encoded by the coding sequence ATGACAGATAATCAGACAGTGTTGCGACACACCGAGGATTCGTTCGAACTACAGACGAACGTAGTGCGCGAGGGCGCAGCCCGAGTGAGGGATTTGACGCCGGCGCAGCGTCGTGCGGTCGTATTCGCCCAGCAGCAGGTGCTGAGGGCAAGAGCAGCAAAGAAGGCCAAGGATGAGCGTCAAGCAGCTCTGACGCGGATGTGGATGAAAGAGGAAGGCGGAGATGTGCGTTCTGTGGCAGCTGCCACAGGTGCGGGTGAAGATTCTTATGCAGGTACTCATCAAGTTTCATTGCGCGAAGCGATTGGCCATGTGCTGCGAGATTTGCGCAGTAAGGATCACAAAACACTTCGAGAGGTTAGTGAGAATGCTGGTGTTTCGCTCGGATACCTTTCTGAAGTTGAACGAGGGCAGAAAGAAGCAAGCTCCGAGTTGCTTAGCTCGATAGCTGAGGCTCTGGGTGTCAGCGTTTCTCAGATGTTACGTATGGTTGCCGATTATATTGAATCTCTGCAGAATTGA
- a CDS encoding CinA family protein, which translates to MTPTAHIETDDIAEKIMQVCLRRELSIVAAESLTGGLLADAFVRVPGASRVFLGSVVTYDIRAKASILGVDAELLRSEGAVHPEVARQMTVGAASLYAGVGDVSHIISLSTTGVAGPGPDGIHPAGEVYIAISLPDDSSQELKRPSASTHVKRLQLEGSRQHIRELTVWNVLTTLAGLIEG; encoded by the coding sequence ATGACTCCCACTGCGCATATCGAGACAGATGATATTGCGGAGAAAATCATGCAGGTGTGTCTTCGTAGAGAACTGAGCATCGTAGCTGCAGAGTCATTGACCGGTGGATTACTTGCTGATGCATTTGTGCGTGTACCGGGCGCATCTCGGGTATTTCTAGGGTCTGTGGTGACATACGATATTCGCGCGAAAGCCTCAATTTTGGGTGTCGACGCAGAGCTACTGCGCTCCGAGGGTGCTGTGCATCCTGAAGTTGCCCGACAGATGACTGTTGGTGCTGCCTCGTTATATGCGGGTGTCGGGGATGTATCTCATATCATTTCGCTGTCTACTACTGGTGTGGCTGGCCCTGGACCAGACGGCATACATCCGGCTGGGGAAGTGTATATTGCGATATCGCTTCCCGATGACAGTTCTCAGGAGCTTAAGCGCCCTTCTGCGTCAACGCATGTTAAGCGTTTGCAGCTTGAGGGTTCACGTCAACATATTCGTGAGCTTACTGTATGGAATGTGCTAACAACTTTAGCTGGGCTCATCGAAGGTTGA
- the pgsA gene encoding CDP-diacylglycerol--glycerol-3-phosphate 3-phosphatidyltransferase, with the protein MEQHSEPKSKQTKGHLFAGWNSPPNLVTYVRIVLVVVFIVLDMRAGRFGVDDTNMRWWAFALFVFAASTDKLDGWLARKYDQVTELGKLMDPIADKLLICSALVVASIHSELSWWITALFLIRELGITVMRFVVIDTGGKVIAASQAGKYKTLAQCVGIAMLLAPVWSMMSLSEQVVSWYQSLTLIIVLIALFLCLYSGAEYLVNTFAGRSQAHEERSSK; encoded by the coding sequence ATGGAGCAGCACTCAGAGCCCAAGTCAAAGCAGACTAAAGGGCATTTGTTTGCAGGGTGGAATAGTCCTCCAAATTTGGTGACTTATGTCAGAATCGTTCTGGTTGTAGTGTTTATCGTCCTCGACATGCGTGCGGGTAGATTTGGCGTTGATGACACCAATATGCGTTGGTGGGCCTTTGCTTTGTTTGTGTTTGCTGCTTCAACAGATAAATTGGATGGCTGGCTCGCTCGAAAATACGATCAGGTAACTGAGCTTGGGAAGCTGATGGATCCTATTGCCGACAAGCTACTCATTTGCTCGGCTTTGGTCGTTGCTTCCATCCACAGCGAGCTATCGTGGTGGATTACTGCATTGTTCCTCATACGTGAGCTTGGCATAACTGTGATGCGCTTCGTGGTTATTGACACAGGCGGTAAAGTAATCGCAGCATCACAAGCGGGAAAATACAAGACTTTAGCTCAGTGTGTTGGGATTGCCATGCTATTGGCCCCTGTGTGGTCGATGATGTCATTGTCTGAACAAGTGGTGTCTTGGTATCAAAGTCTGACCCTGATTATTGTGCTGATTGCTCTATTCCTCTGCTTGTATTCTGGAGCAGAATATCTGGTCAATACTTTTGCGGGTCGTTCACAGGCACATGAGGAGAGAAGCTCTAAATGA